The genomic window GCGTCTACGTTCGGGAAGTAGCCGAGGTTGCCCGCGAACACGAGGCGCGCCGCCGGCCGCCGGTCCTCGACGTACGCGAAGTCGGCGAGGTCGACCCCGTTGGGGACGACGCGCACCGCCTCGCCGCCCCCGAGCAACCCGCGCTCGGTCTCCGCCACCACCAGGCAAGGGAGCCCGCGGCGCACGATCCCGCTCTCGTAGCGGCGGAGTCGCGCCGCCTCGGCGGCCGCGATCGTCACGACCGGCCCCCGCGCGCGCACCGCGTGGCGGGCGAAGCTCGCCGACAGCGCGTCCACCAGGTCGACCACGGCCGCCGGCCGCCGCCCCGCCGGCAGGTAGCTGGCCGCCCGCACGAGCTGCGCGTGCACCAGGTCGGCGCCGGCGGCGAGCGCGGCCACGCGGGCCCGCGCCCGCCGCCGCGCGTAGAGCAGCACCTGTAACGGCCGGGGATCGCCGAGGAGCGCACGGCCGAGCGCCGGCACGGCCCCGGCGAGGCCGAGGCGCACGACCTCGACGCGCACGCCGAGCGCGGCCAGCGCCCGGGCCGCCTCGGGCGGCGGGGGGCGGAGGACGAGCGCGGCGCACGTGATCTCGTGCCGCGGCGCGAGGAGGCGGAGGTGGTGGTAGGCACGCAGCTGGTCGCCGCGCCACGGCGGTACGGGAAAGCGCGTCACCAGGAAGAGGACCTTCATGCGGGGTCCCACTCCTTGGTGGTGGCCGCCTGGCGCCAGATGCCGGCCGTCGCGCCGCGGCGGTAGCGCAACCAGGCCACGGCGTGCGCGGCGCTGCGCAGCCCCAAGTAGCCGGCGAGGCGTGCGAGGCCCGCCGGGCCGAGGCTCGCGAGCGCGGCCCGCGCGCGTGGCTGCGGCGCCCCACGCGCCGCGAGCTCGGGGTACTGACGCGCGAGCTGCACCTTGCCCATCTCGATGCGGATGCGCTGCCGGAAGAAGTCGGGGAGCGTGCCGGGGAGGCGAACGGCCACGCGTGCCGCCGGCACGCGGACGATCCGGTCACGGCCCAGCACGAGCTCGAGCCAGCGCTCGGGCTCGATCAGGTCCTCGGGCATGGCCGGCGGGAGCGCCGCGACGCGCGCCGCGTAGAGCTGCGGCGAGAGGTTCGGGAAGTCGACCCCGTAGGGCGCCGCCATGATGCCCTCGAAGAGCCCGGCGCGCGGCGCGCAGGTGGTCTTGGCCGACGCGAGCGCCGCCTGCGGGCTTGCCGCGAGCGCACCCAGGAGGAGGGCGAACGCGTCGGGCGCGAACGACACGTCCGCGTCCACGAAGAGGGCGAGCGTCCCGTGTGCGCGCCGGCGGAGCGCGTTCCACGCGATCGGCTTCCCGGCGCGCCGGGTGACGAGCGCCGCCACCGTGAGGGCCGACGCCGGCGGTGCAAGCCCGGCCCCGTCGGCTCGCTCGAGGTCGACCTCGGCGAGCGGCACGCCCGCCGCGCGGGCGAACGCGAGAAGCGCCTCGCGCGGCCGCCGCGCGTCGGCGCCGTTGAGACAGACCAGCACCTCGAGCCCGTGGGTGGCCGACTCGGGCACGTGCCGCCAGCTCGCGAGCGCGGCCGCGAGCGTGCGCCCGAGCGCTGGCTCGTCGCTGCGGCACGGGACGGCGAGCGTCACCAGCTCGGTCACGAGGCGTCCGGAGCGAAGGTGAGGCAGGCGCGCACCACGCGGCCGTAGGTCACGGCCGCGGCGCGCCGGCCGAGTGCCGCCGCGAGCGCCGTCTTGAGGCCGAACTTGCACGCCGCCGCGGCGCGGAAGAGCCGGAGCGCACCCGGCCCGCCGCGCGCGGCGTAGAAGCGCATCTCACCCTTCACCACCTCGGCCTCGCGCGCATCCCCGAAGCGCTGCGCGGCGCTCAGGTTCGGGCCATGGACTGCGCGCGCCGCGGGCACGTGGAGGGTGCGCGCCCCGAGGCGCGCGGCGCGGTAGCAGAGGTCGAGGTCCTCGCCGTAGAGGAAGTAGCGCGGGTCGAAGCCGCCGAGCTCGCGGAAGAGGTCGCGGCGGACCGCCATGAAGGTGCCGTACACCCAGTCGACGCGGTGGGGCGCGCGACGGAGCCGCGCCCCGAGCCGCCCGAGCGTGGTGTCGAGGACGAGATGTGCGAGCGGCCCGAAGCGCGCCGACGCCGGCTGCCATCGGCCGCCCTCGCCCGCCAGACCCCCGCCGGCAATGCCCGCCCGTGGCGCGCCCGCGAGCGCCGCGACCAGGGTGGCGAGCGCGCCGGGCAGCGCGCGCGCATCGGGATTCAGGAAGACGAGCACGTCGCCGCCCGCCGCGGCCGCGCCGCGGTTGGCACCCGCCGCGAAGCCCAGGTTGGCGCCCGTCTCCAAGAGCCGGACCCGCGGGTGGCGCGCGCAGGCCGCCCGGGCGCTCGCGTCGCTCGAAGCGTTGTCGACCAGGATCACCTCGGCCTCGGAGACGCCGCCTGCTGCGAGGCTCGCCAGGCACGCGTCGAGGGCCGGCCCGCCGTTCCAGTTGACGATGATGACCGAGACCGTCACGCGAAGCGGGCGGGCACCACGCGGCGCCGGCCCGGTCGCCGTGTAGCAGAAGGCCGGGCGCGCGGCGAGGGCGTCTCACCCCCCAGGGATCAAGCCGCGCGCCGCTCGCGCACCTTGGCCCAGCGGAGGAAGACGTAGAACGCGCCGGTCGCGGCCACGAAGAGCCCCGGGAACCCCTCGAGCACACCGCCCCGCAGGAGATAGGCGCGCACGAAGCGCCACGCCGGCTCGCCCACCAGGCGCCAGGGGCCGACCCGGCGCGGCAGACCAGGTTGCGCGGCCGCCACGGCCGTCAGCTTGTTCAGGCTGCGCAGGTGGTCCGAGATGTCGGCGTAGCTGTGGTGCAGGAGCGGCTGCCGCAGCCAGACGACGCGTCCCGACACCTCCGCGCGCTCGTGCGGATCCGTGCCGCCCCAGCGCGTCGCCGCCCGC from Deltaproteobacteria bacterium includes these protein-coding regions:
- a CDS encoding glycosyltransferase, coding for MKVLFLVTRFPVPPWRGDQLRAYHHLRLLAPRHEITCAALVLRPPPPEAARALAALGVRVEVVRLGLAGAVPALGRALLGDPRPLQVLLYARRRARARVAALAAGADLVHAQLVRAASYLPAGRRPAAVVDLVDALSASFARHAVRARGPVVTIAAAEAARLRRYESGIVRRGLPCLVVAETERGLLGGGEAVRVVPNGVDLADFAYVEDRRPAARLVFAGNLGYFPNVDAAVFLVRDVFPRVRAAVPGAELRLVGARPTRRVRALARRAGVSLAASVPAMAPELAAATVAVAPLRAGSGLQNKVLEAMAAGTPVVATPHAVAGLALGAGEEVLVADDAAGLAAAAVALLRDPARARAQARAARALVERRYRWEDSAAGVEAAWRAALGA
- a CDS encoding glycosyltransferase; translated protein: MTVSVIIVNWNGGPALDACLASLAAGGVSEAEVILVDNASSDASARAACARHPRVRLLETGANLGFAAGANRGAAAAGGDVLVFLNPDARALPGALATLVAALAGAPRAGIAGGGLAGEGGRWQPASARFGPLAHLVLDTTLGRLGARLRRAPHRVDWVYGTFMAVRRDLFRELGGFDPRYFLYGEDLDLCYRAARLGARTLHVPAARAVHGPNLSAAQRFGDAREAEVVKGEMRFYAARGGPGALRLFRAAAACKFGLKTALAAALGRRAAAVTYGRVVRACLTFAPDAS